From the genome of Candidatus Desulfarcum epimagneticum, one region includes:
- a CDS encoding C4-dicarboxylate ABC transporter permease, whose translation MSPALTGLAGIALLFLMFFSRMPVAYCMAFVGFIGFSAVVSFQSGLNLVARDVYDVFSSYGLTVIPLFILMGQFAFNAGISRKLYDTAYKFVGKTPGGLAMATVCACSAFGAVCGSSPATAATMATVGLPEMKRYGYGDELAAGSVASGGSLGMLMPPSVVLIVYGIMTEQSIGRLFIAGVVPAFLITACFMAVIFFYARIFPDQSPGGEVFSTREKLASLADMGETLGVFILVMGGLFLGWFTPTEAGGVGAMGTLALTVARRTMTWAKFVKSLYETLRTSCMVLLLITGATIFGHFLAVTRIPFSLAAWVSGVSMPPALIIGLIVLIYLIGGCFIDALALIMLTIPIFYPIVMDLGYDPVWFGIIITLATQMGVITPPVGINVYVVSGVAKDIPLEKIFKGALPFLLALVFGTVVLLAFPDFVLWLPDLMY comes from the coding sequence ATGAGCCCTGCTTTGACCGGTCTGGCGGGAATCGCCCTGCTGTTTTTGATGTTTTTTTCCAGAATGCCGGTGGCCTACTGCATGGCCTTTGTGGGGTTTATCGGCTTTTCCGCGGTGGTGTCTTTCCAATCCGGACTCAACCTGGTGGCCCGGGATGTGTACGACGTGTTTTCATCCTACGGGCTCACCGTGATCCCGCTGTTTATCCTCATGGGCCAGTTCGCCTTTAACGCCGGCATCAGCCGAAAGCTTTACGACACGGCGTATAAATTTGTCGGAAAGACCCCCGGGGGCCTGGCCATGGCCACGGTCTGCGCCTGCTCCGCCTTCGGCGCCGTGTGCGGGTCTTCCCCGGCCACCGCCGCCACCATGGCCACGGTGGGCCTTCCGGAGATGAAACGCTACGGCTACGGCGACGAGCTGGCCGCCGGATCGGTGGCGTCGGGCGGGTCTTTGGGCATGCTCATGCCCCCCAGCGTGGTGCTCATCGTGTACGGCATCATGACCGAGCAGTCCATCGGCCGGCTGTTTATCGCCGGTGTGGTCCCGGCCTTTCTGATCACCGCGTGTTTCATGGCCGTGATCTTTTTTTACGCCCGGATATTTCCGGACCAGTCCCCGGGGGGCGAGGTTTTCTCCACCCGGGAGAAACTGGCGTCTTTGGCGGACATGGGGGAGACCCTGGGGGTTTTCATCCTGGTCATGGGGGGGCTTTTTCTCGGATGGTTCACCCCCACCGAGGCCGGCGGCGTGGGCGCCATGGGGACCCTGGCTTTGACTGTGGCCCGGAGGACTATGACATGGGCCAAATTCGTCAAATCCCTGTACGAGACATTGCGGACTTCGTGCATGGTGCTGCTGCTGATCACCGGGGCCACCATATTCGGCCATTTCCTGGCGGTCACCCGGATTCCTTTCAGTCTGGCGGCGTGGGTGTCCGGCGTCTCCATGCCCCCGGCCCTGATCATCGGGCTCATTGTGCTGATCTATCTCATCGGCGGGTGTTTCATCGACGCCCTGGCCCTGATCATGCTCACCATCCCCATTTTTTATCCCATCGTCATGGATTTGGGATACGACCCGGTCTGGTTCGGGATCATCATCACCCTGGCCACCCAGATGGGGGTGATCACCCCGCCTGTGGGGATCAACGTGTACGTGGTGAGCGGCGTGGCCAAAGACATCCCCCTGGAAAAGATTTTCAAAGGGGCGCTGCCCTTTCTCCTGGCCCTGGTTTTCGGGACCGTTGTTTTACTGGCGTTCCCGGATTTCGTCCTGTGGCTGCCCGATCTCATGTATTGA
- a CDS encoding conserved exported hypothetical protein (Evidence 4 : Unknown function but conserved in other organisms) — MKKRVSLFFPALAAALCLVSCAHFEAPRERAGKETNVHSLVIDGFYRGVLNSLEGVRGGVCPMRPSCSRYAKEAIEKFGFLKGWAMAMDRLLRCGRDETRLAPRVRTDRGWKCLDRVRDNVFREHPSIHEIGQPQDEIRERQ; from the coding sequence GTGAAAAAGCGCGTCTCCCTTTTTTTTCCGGCGCTTGCGGCGGCCCTGTGCCTGGTTTCCTGCGCCCATTTTGAAGCGCCGCGTGAGCGGGCGGGCAAGGAAACGAACGTTCATTCCCTGGTGATCGACGGATTTTACCGGGGCGTTCTAAACAGCCTTGAAGGGGTCCGGGGCGGCGTGTGCCCCATGCGCCCGTCATGCTCCCGGTACGCCAAAGAGGCCATTGAAAAATTCGGTTTTCTGAAAGGATGGGCCATGGCCATGGACCGTCTTTTGCGGTGCGGCCGGGATGAGACCCGGCTGGCCCCCCGTGTCCGGACGGACAGGGGGTGGAAATGCCTGGACCGGGTTCGGGACAACGTCTTTCGGGAGCACCCCTCAATACATGAGATCGGGCAGCCACAGGACGAAATCCGGGAACGCCAGTAA
- a CDS encoding (Fe-S)-binding protein gives MLNNKQKRTRVIRLTPPSLEDNTADGDRLAAALKKELETDAVEIGLPVLKRLPDLLRRGGHEIQCVMVKDRRRWTVAGVKAAGDPSPSTGLAVDLGTTMISMRLTDMDKQTDLAEISFGNPQAGTGADVLTRIHFAGRDDGLKQMKAMLIERLNEKIVEICRMAGANPDGVHMVAVAGNTVMTHFFMGLDPRWIIREPYIPVINRPETLMARDLGIQINESARCLIFPNIGSYFGGDLIAGILFSGLARREKPAILVDIGTNAEVVMGNREWLMACAGAAGPALEGGVTRMGMAAGPGVIDHVRIDPDAPPGHGDLTLHTIGDLKPEGICGSGLIDLAAGLFLSGKIDIQGKFRKEKCKNRLQEKDGVPRFVVASAEESGTGKALFITQADLDSLIRSKAAMHTILETLSHTVGVGLSELETFFVAGAFGVFINPQSAISIGMIPDLPLERYQAIGNSSLGGAALALKSHDALEEIDAIRDSIAYMELNVNQDFMNRFSAARFLPHTDRSLFPSVSERA, from the coding sequence ATGCTGAATAACAAACAAAAACGGACCCGAGTCATTCGCCTGACCCCTCCGTCCCTTGAGGACAACACGGCGGACGGGGACCGCCTGGCGGCCGCGCTGAAAAAAGAGCTGGAGACCGACGCTGTGGAAATCGGCCTTCCCGTTTTAAAGCGCCTGCCGGATCTTTTGCGGCGGGGCGGCCATGAAATCCAATGCGTCATGGTCAAAGACCGCCGGCGCTGGACGGTGGCCGGGGTGAAAGCCGCCGGCGACCCCTCCCCCTCGACGGGGCTGGCCGTGGATCTGGGCACCACCATGATCTCCATGCGCCTGACGGATATGGACAAACAAACCGATCTGGCGGAAATCTCCTTCGGCAATCCCCAGGCCGGGACGGGCGCGGACGTGCTGACCCGTATTCACTTCGCGGGCCGCGACGACGGGCTCAAGCAGATGAAGGCCATGCTCATCGAGCGCCTGAACGAAAAAATCGTGGAAATCTGCCGCATGGCCGGCGCGAACCCGGACGGCGTTCACATGGTGGCCGTGGCCGGAAACACCGTCATGACCCATTTTTTCATGGGCCTGGACCCCCGCTGGATCATCCGGGAGCCCTACATCCCGGTCATCAACCGCCCGGAGACGCTCATGGCCCGGGACCTGGGAATCCAAATCAACGAATCGGCCCGGTGTCTGATTTTTCCCAATATCGGCAGCTATTTCGGAGGGGACCTCATCGCCGGAATTCTGTTCTCCGGGCTGGCCCGGCGGGAAAAACCCGCCATCCTGGTGGACATCGGCACCAACGCCGAGGTGGTCATGGGAAACCGGGAATGGCTCATGGCCTGCGCCGGGGCCGCCGGCCCGGCCCTGGAGGGCGGGGTGACCCGAATGGGCATGGCGGCGGGCCCGGGCGTCATCGACCATGTTCGGATCGACCCGGACGCGCCGCCGGGCCATGGCGATTTGACCCTTCACACCATCGGAGACCTGAAGCCCGAAGGGATATGCGGCTCGGGCCTCATCGATCTGGCGGCCGGTCTTTTCCTGAGCGGAAAAATCGACATCCAGGGAAAATTCCGGAAAGAAAAATGCAAAAACCGCCTTCAGGAAAAGGACGGCGTCCCACGTTTTGTCGTGGCGTCGGCCGAAGAATCCGGGACCGGGAAGGCGCTTTTCATCACCCAGGCGGACCTTGACAGCCTCATCCGGTCCAAGGCCGCCATGCACACCATCCTGGAAACCCTCTCCCACACGGTGGGGGTGGGGCTTTCGGAGCTGGAGACTTTTTTTGTGGCCGGGGCCTTCGGGGTCTTCATCAACCCCCAGTCGGCCATTTCCATCGGCATGATTCCGGACCTGCCCCTTGAAAGATACCAGGCCATCGGAAACAGCTCCCTGGGCGGGGCGGCCCTGGCCCTGAAGTCCCATGACGCCCTTGAGGAAATCGACGCCATACGGGACTCCATCGCCTACATGGAGCTTAACGTCAACCAGGACTTCATGAACCGGTTTTCAGCGGCCCGGTTTCTCCCCCACACGGACCGGTCCCTGTTTCCATCGGTGTCGGAGCGGGCGTGA
- a CDS encoding Radical SAM protein, whose product MKKRARPAAALVADGAGEIFELEGYAAVGMAGESWAVLTSDNAIPMPRGGELMFLPDRLPVLYHLEKGIFQTLNEDPRRPGEKIFPVAAFNSPGYVARLACAFEEAPGACELPLFSYAAAGWRNGGFHTAALCVDREKRQDLRFMAREKVVAGIREMRRKMPKNRLRKHLESCALEHGCPAGKNFFLKRFEAPLPLSRTCDARCLGCISLQGPGRIKCGQERISFTPSPEDIAEVALSHIQNVRRAVVSFGQGCEGEPLMDADVIERAIRLIRSQTRRGTIHLNTNASRPQEAARLFDAGLDSMRASMNSVRPACYHAYFRPVDYTFSDVEDTIALALAQKKFVSINYLNCPGFTDTPGEINALASFIRRLPVHMIQWRNLNFDPGRYPALMRRALGSENPVDERPAGMKHALAHIKKQFPKIKYGYFNPPKEKFGA is encoded by the coding sequence ATGAAAAAACGCGCCCGTCCGGCGGCGGCCCTTGTGGCGGACGGCGCCGGCGAAATTTTCGAGCTGGAGGGATACGCCGCAGTCGGAATGGCCGGGGAATCATGGGCCGTCTTGACTTCGGACAACGCCATCCCCATGCCCCGGGGCGGGGAGCTGATGTTTCTGCCGGACCGCCTCCCGGTTTTGTATCATCTTGAAAAAGGGATTTTCCAAACCCTTAACGAGGACCCCCGGCGCCCCGGGGAAAAAATATTCCCGGTGGCGGCGTTCAACTCCCCCGGCTATGTGGCCCGCCTGGCCTGCGCCTTTGAGGAAGCCCCCGGCGCCTGTGAGCTTCCCCTTTTTTCATACGCCGCCGCGGGATGGCGAAACGGGGGATTTCACACCGCCGCCCTGTGCGTGGACCGGGAAAAACGCCAGGACCTGCGCTTCATGGCCCGGGAAAAAGTCGTGGCCGGCATCCGGGAAATGAGACGGAAAATGCCGAAAAACCGCCTGAGGAAACATCTTGAGTCCTGCGCCCTGGAGCACGGATGCCCGGCCGGAAAAAACTTTTTCCTCAAACGCTTTGAGGCCCCCCTGCCCCTTTCCCGGACCTGCGACGCCAGATGCCTGGGGTGCATTTCCCTCCAGGGCCCGGGCCGGATCAAATGCGGCCAGGAGCGCATTTCCTTCACCCCCTCCCCCGAAGACATCGCCGAGGTGGCGCTGTCCCACATCCAAAACGTCCGGCGCGCCGTTGTGAGTTTCGGCCAGGGATGCGAGGGAGAGCCCCTCATGGACGCCGATGTCATCGAGAGGGCCATCCGGCTGATCCGGTCCCAAACCCGCCGGGGAACCATCCATTTAAACACCAACGCCAGCCGGCCCCAAGAGGCGGCCCGGCTTTTTGACGCGGGCCTGGACAGCATGCGGGCCAGTATGAACAGCGTCCGCCCGGCCTGTTACCACGCCTATTTCCGGCCGGTTGATTACACGTTTTCGGACGTGGAGGACACCATCGCCCTGGCTTTGGCCCAAAAAAAATTTGTGTCCATCAACTATCTCAACTGTCCGGGCTTCACCGACACGCCCGGGGAAATCAACGCCCTGGCCTCATTCATCCGCCGCCTTCCCGTCCACATGATCCAGTGGCGAAACCTGAATTTCGACCCCGGGCGATACCCGGCCCTGATGCGCCGCGCCCTTGGGTCCGAAAACCCCGTGGACGAGAGGCCGGCGGGAATGAAACACGCCCTTGCGCATATCAAAAAACAATTTCCCAAAATCAAATACGGTTATTTCAACCCTCCCAAAGAAAAATTCGGAGCCTGA
- a CDS encoding Nucleotide sugar dehydrogenase gives MGKKFKTHILCIGAGYVGGPTMAMIAFKCPMHKVTVVDINRKKIDQWNSDRLPIYEPGLDEIVQKARGRNLFFSADIDKGIEDADIIFVSVNTPTKSYGQGAGMAPDLRYWEATARRIRETARSPKIIVEKSTIPVRTAQAMERILSSGNRGIRFDVLSNPEFLAEGTAMRDLENPDRIVIGSRRTPEGLKAMNELADVYAQWMPRDRILTVDVWSSELSKLASNAFLAQRISSINAISQFCEETGADVAHVAAVIGKDSRIGDKFLNASVGFGGSCFKKDILSLVYLCRHHGLDDAADYWESVVSMNEVQKDRFVTKMLNAMFNTLAGKKICVLGFAFKADTGDTRQAPAIAVVKKLAEEKARVVISDPRALENAQNDLKDVDGDIRYVEDPMEAAKGASAIALLTEWDMYRVLDYKKIFESMEKPAFFFDGRNIADHRALYDMGFNVFPTGRPALSHFS, from the coding sequence ATGGGAAAAAAATTTAAAACACACATTCTTTGCATCGGGGCCGGCTACGTGGGCGGGCCCACCATGGCCATGATCGCCTTCAAATGCCCCATGCACAAAGTCACGGTGGTGGACATCAACCGGAAAAAAATCGACCAGTGGAATTCCGACCGCCTCCCCATTTACGAGCCCGGCCTGGACGAAATCGTCCAAAAGGCCCGGGGCCGGAACCTTTTTTTCAGCGCCGATATCGACAAAGGCATTGAGGACGCCGACATCATATTCGTCAGCGTCAACACCCCCACCAAATCATACGGCCAGGGCGCGGGCATGGCGCCTGATCTGCGATACTGGGAGGCGACGGCGCGCCGGATTCGCGAAACCGCCCGATCCCCCAAGATCATCGTGGAAAAAAGCACCATTCCCGTGAGAACGGCCCAGGCCATGGAGAGAATCCTGTCCTCGGGAAACCGGGGAATCCGATTCGACGTGCTGTCCAACCCCGAATTCCTGGCCGAGGGCACGGCCATGCGGGACCTGGAAAATCCGGACCGAATCGTCATCGGGTCCCGCCGGACCCCGGAGGGCTTAAAGGCCATGAATGAGCTGGCGGACGTCTACGCCCAGTGGATGCCCCGGGACCGCATCCTCACGGTGGACGTGTGGAGCAGCGAGCTTTCAAAGCTGGCCTCCAACGCCTTTCTGGCCCAAAGAATCTCCTCCATCAACGCCATCTCCCAGTTCTGCGAAGAAACAGGCGCCGATGTGGCCCATGTGGCGGCCGTCATCGGCAAAGACAGCCGGATCGGGGACAAATTTTTAAACGCCAGTGTGGGTTTCGGGGGATCGTGCTTTAAAAAGGACATATTAAGCCTGGTTTACCTGTGCCGCCATCACGGCCTTGATGACGCGGCCGACTACTGGGAGAGCGTGGTGTCCATGAACGAGGTCCAGAAAGACCGTTTCGTGACCAAAATGCTGAACGCCATGTTCAACACCCTGGCCGGGAAGAAAATCTGCGTTCTGGGCTTCGCCTTCAAGGCCGACACCGGCGACACCCGTCAGGCGCCGGCCATCGCGGTGGTGAAAAAACTGGCGGAGGAAAAGGCGCGGGTGGTCATCAGCGATCCCCGGGCGCTGGAAAACGCCCAAAACGACCTCAAGGACGTGGACGGGGACATCCGCTATGTGGAAGATCCCATGGAGGCCGCGAAGGGGGCCTCGGCCATCGCCCTTCTCACGGAATGGGATATGTATCGGGTCTTGGATTACAAGAAAATATTTGAGTCCATGGAAAAACCGGCCTTTTTCTTTGACGGCCGAAACATCGCGGACCACCGGGCGCTTTACGACATGGGTTTTAACGTGTTTCCCACGGGCAGACCCGCCCTTTCCCATTTCTCATGA
- a CDS encoding conserved hypothetical protein (Evidence 4 : Unknown function but conserved in other organisms), with the protein MNLNVIFKTRFGPAGLIFKENPFALVRVILPRPDRRTLLRQAGKALWGKTGRHKNADMMVPRLQNYFNGKPIEIPWEWTPLSDLTDLEQRVLLKTAEIPYGKTRSYKEVAEAAGRAGACRFAGNVMAKNPFPVLIPCHRVIKSDGSIGHYGGGPKLKQAMLEMEGAL; encoded by the coding sequence ATGAATCTGAATGTCATTTTTAAGACACGCTTCGGACCGGCTGGATTGATATTTAAGGAAAATCCCTTTGCCCTGGTCCGGGTCATCCTGCCCCGGCCGGACCGCCGGACCCTTTTGCGCCAGGCCGGCAAGGCCCTGTGGGGAAAGACCGGGCGTCACAAAAACGCGGACATGATGGTCCCGCGCCTTCAGAATTACTTCAATGGAAAGCCGATCGAAATTCCATGGGAATGGACCCCGCTGTCCGATCTCACCGATCTTGAGCAAAGGGTTTTGCTTAAAACCGCCGAGATTCCCTATGGAAAAACCCGGTCATACAAAGAGGTGGCCGAGGCCGCCGGGCGCGCCGGGGCCTGTCGTTTTGCGGGAAACGTCATGGCCAAAAACCCCTTCCCGGTTTTGATTCCCTGCCACCGGGTCATTAAAAGCGACGGGTCCATCGGCCATTACGGGGGCGGCCCCAAACTCAAACAGGCCATGCTGGAAATGGAGGGGGCCCTTTGA
- a CDS encoding Ferredoxin-3, translating into MGFKPEVNEEKCVGCEECVDNCPVDVFEMEDEKSKIVNEEECLGCETCVEVCEEDAITVEEI; encoded by the coding sequence ATGGGTTTTAAACCGGAAGTAAACGAAGAAAAATGCGTGGGTTGCGAAGAATGCGTGGACAACTGCCCGGTGGACGTTTTCGAGATGGAGGATGAGAAATCCAAAATCGTTAACGAAGAGGAATGCCTGGGCTGCGAAACCTGCGTTGAGGTTTGTGAGGAAGACGCCATAACAGTGGAAGAAATATAA
- a CDS encoding hypothetical protein (Evidence 5 : Unknown function), with the protein MKAAFFPFTQIHDPEMGALLSCFEKIVVYPASGRRIPESMREAARLGKIDARLPPGEDDTRLDRAMREGLSLMEGQSAHSLSRIRARQENPGAPFVQKESARQIRGHVLAAARNPETGKPDEKNARGDKQTLFNARLFLCLAQAFDTDEAESRRKMASFKQKETRFLSSHGKGRPAAGIGPGGAPLPEDPPGFPMIPQRLLAWARLARLDENPPGIFVTAGQEILAHVMERVPGFEPAFDWPVPSSSADSGQNIRRLERAFAGLSSGKAPASVKEPFKISFYTQGGISRRDFLSRLAGHPPGGRGKKTRDPNRRVIIGAIPNPAITG; encoded by the coding sequence ATGAAAGCGGCTTTTTTTCCTTTCACGCAGATCCACGACCCTGAGATGGGGGCGCTTTTGTCGTGTTTTGAAAAGATCGTCGTGTACCCGGCCTCCGGGCGGCGGATTCCCGAATCCATGAGGGAGGCGGCGCGCCTGGGAAAAATCGACGCGCGCCTTCCCCCCGGGGAGGACGACACGCGCCTGGACCGGGCCATGCGCGAAGGACTTTCCCTCATGGAGGGCCAAAGCGCCCACTCCCTGTCCCGCATCCGGGCCCGGCAGGAAAACCCCGGGGCGCCGTTTGTCCAAAAAGAGTCGGCCCGGCAAATCCGGGGCCATGTCCTGGCGGCGGCCCGAAACCCGGAAACCGGGAAACCGGACGAAAAAAACGCCCGGGGCGACAAACAGACGCTTTTCAACGCCCGGCTTTTTTTATGCCTGGCCCAGGCCTTTGACACGGACGAGGCGGAAAGCCGCCGAAAAATGGCCTCCTTCAAACAAAAAGAAACGCGCTTTTTATCCTCGCACGGCAAAGGTCGCCCGGCGGCGGGCATCGGCCCCGGGGGCGCGCCGCTTCCCGAAGACCCGCCCGGTTTCCCCATGATCCCCCAAAGACTTTTGGCCTGGGCCCGGCTGGCCCGGCTGGACGAAAACCCGCCCGGGATTTTCGTCACCGCGGGTCAGGAGATCCTGGCCCATGTCATGGAGCGCGTCCCCGGCTTTGAGCCGGCCTTTGACTGGCCCGTTCCTTCCTCCTCCGCGGATTCGGGACAAAACATCCGCCGCCTTGAAAGGGCGTTTGCCGGACTGTCTTCAGGCAAAGCCCCGGCGTCGGTTAAAGAGCCGTTTAAAATCTCTTTTTACACGCAAGGGGGGATCTCCCGGCGCGATTTCCTGTCCCGCCTGGCCGGCCATCCCCCCGGGGGACGGGGTAAAAAAACACGAGACCCAAACCGGCGTGTCATCATCGGGGCCATCCCAAACCCTGCCATAACCGGATGA
- the gltA gene encoding Citrate synthase 1 — protein sequence MDNHVKITLDGNTYEFPLVVGTENERAIDISELRKQTGLITLDPGFVNTGSCRSAVTFMDGEQGILRYRGIPIEQLAEKSTFIETAYLLINGRLPSREELTRFSILLNDNSLVHEDMQLFYQNFPRSSHPMGILSSMVNALRSFYPTLEIEENDINIIVTRLLSKVRTMAAMSYKISRGHKVVYPRPDLSYCENFLNMMFDSPVKPYEMDEDVRRALEIFWILHADHEQNCSAAAVRVVGSGRVNLYAAISAGIAALWGPLHGGANQAVIEMLSEIMEDGGGIEKAISRAKDKNDDFRLMGFGHRVYKTYDPRAKIMKKMCKKVLAKLTRNDPLLDLAQELEERAVKDEYFVDHNLYPNVDYYSGIVLRAIGIPTNMFTVMFALGRLPGWIAQWKESRDDPNWKISRPRQIYEGPVKTDYLPIDQR from the coding sequence ATGGACAACCATGTCAAAATCACATTGGACGGAAACACATATGAATTCCCCCTGGTCGTGGGCACGGAAAACGAAAGGGCCATCGATATCAGTGAGCTGAGGAAACAAACGGGACTGATCACCCTGGACCCCGGTTTTGTGAACACGGGAAGCTGCCGAAGCGCCGTCACCTTCATGGACGGAGAACAGGGAATACTCAGGTACCGGGGCATCCCCATCGAGCAGCTGGCGGAAAAGTCCACTTTCATCGAAACCGCTTACCTGCTGATCAACGGTCGTCTTCCCAGCCGCGAGGAGCTGACCCGGTTTTCCATTCTGCTCAATGACAACTCCCTGGTGCATGAGGACATGCAGCTGTTTTACCAGAATTTCCCCCGAAGCTCCCACCCCATGGGGATTTTGTCCTCCATGGTCAACGCCTTGAGGAGCTTTTACCCGACCCTTGAGATTGAGGAAAACGACATCAACATCATCGTGACCCGGCTTTTGTCCAAGGTTCGGACCATGGCCGCCATGTCCTACAAAATATCCCGGGGCCACAAGGTGGTCTATCCCCGGCCGGATTTGAGCTACTGCGAAAACTTTTTGAACATGATGTTCGACTCCCCGGTGAAACCCTATGAGATGGATGAGGACGTGCGCCGGGCGCTGGAGATATTCTGGATTCTGCACGCGGATCACGAGCAGAACTGCTCCGCCGCCGCCGTGAGGGTGGTGGGAAGCGGACGGGTCAATCTCTACGCGGCCATTTCCGCCGGCATCGCCGCGCTTTGGGGCCCCCTCCACGGCGGCGCCAACCAGGCCGTCATCGAGATGCTTTCCGAGATCATGGAGGATGGCGGCGGCATCGAAAAAGCCATCAGCCGGGCCAAGGACAAAAACGACGATTTTCGTCTCATGGGATTCGGCCACCGGGTGTACAAGACCTACGACCCCCGGGCCAAGATCATGAAAAAGATGTGCAAAAAAGTCCTGGCCAAGCTGACCCGGAACGACCCCCTCCTGGACCTGGCCCAGGAGCTTGAGGAGCGGGCGGTCAAAGACGAATATTTCGTGGACCACAACCTGTACCCCAACGTGGATTATTACAGCGGAATCGTCTTAAGAGCCATCGGAATCCCCACCAACATGTTCACGGTCATGTTCGCCCTGGGCCGGCTGCCCGGATGGATCGCCCAGTGGAAGGAAAGCCGGGACGATCCCAACTGGAAAATCAGCCGTCCGAGACAAATTTACGAAGGGCCGGTGAAAACCGATTACCTTCCCATTGACCAGAGATAA